The DNA segment GTCGTAGTCGCGGGGCACCTGTGGCGCGAACACCTGGGCGGCCAGGATGTCGGTCCACAGCGAGTGCATGCCGCCGTCGGGGTCGCAGATGCTCATTGCCATGAACGTGTCGCCGTGATAGCCGCCACGCCAGGTCATGAGCCGCCGTTTGCCGGGCAGGCCGCGGCCGCGCCAGTACTGCAGCGCCATCTTCACCGCGACTTCCACCGATACCGAGCCGGAGTCGCTGAAGAACACCGTGTCGAGGCCCGCCGGGGTGATGTCCACCAGCAGCCTGGCCAGCCGGGCCGCCGGTTCGTGGGTCAGGCCGCCGAACATGACGTGGTTCATCGCGCGCAGCTGGGTGGTCAGCGCCGCATCGAGGACGGGATGGCCGTGCCCGTGGATCGCGGTCCACCACGAGCTCATCGCGTCGAGGGCCTCGATGGGCACGCCGTCGCGGATCAACGTCAGCCAGGCGCCGTGGGCGCCGACGGCCACCACCGGCCGCACCGATTCGGCGCCGATGGTGCTGTAGGGGTGCCACAGATGGGCGGCGTCGATAGCGCTGATCTGCTGGGGCGTCAACCCCGGCCCCAATGATGCAGCCGCAGCCATGGAGACCGAGGGTAATGCAGCCCTACCATGAGGCCGTTCGCCGCTGCGGCTCGCAGAAACCCACGCCATCGGGGAGCATGCATGGCATGGCACCGACGAATCAGCCCGACGACACCCACCCTGGCACCGCCTCGCCGTCGGTGCCGGACGGCTCCGAGGGTCCCCGGGTGATCAGGCTGCGGATAGCCCCGTGGGACGTGGTCTGTACGGTCGCGATTCTGGGGGTGCTGCTGGTCATGGTCGCGATGACCAGTTGGCCATCGCGGCTTTTCGCCTTCACCGAAAGCGTGTGCCCCCCGGATTCGTGCCAGCCGGTGCCCTTCGGCGTCAATTACTACATCTACCCGGTGATGTGGGGCGGCATCGGTGCGGCCGTGGCCGCGGCCGTCATCGGCCCGTTCGTTTCCATGGTGCGGGGCTGGTACATGTCCTTTTGGCCGATCATCGCGATCGGCGTCATCACCCTCACCTCGGTGGCCGGCTACGCGATGACCGGCTTCAGCGAACGGTATTGGCACTGACGCCGGCCACGACGGCGGGCTGTGAGAGCGAAATCACAACTGCCCACGCAACATTGGGCGCGCCAGTCACCTTCCGGTCACGTTACGACAAAGAATCTTCCGCGGATCCGGGCAAACATGGACACCGCCGTTTTCTGTTGTCAAAGTGTCTGCAGTGACTGGTGTGAATACAGCGGTGTAACCGTTAGGCCCCGATGTGGCGGCCGCCGCGGACGTCATGAAACGTCGGCCACGGTGTGCGGTCACCGCGCCGGGGCCCGCAGGACCCGCCAGGGCCAAGGAGGTTGGAAACCCACATGAATCGCGTCTACGCCTTCGCCATCGGTTTGGTGATGACGGTGGCCCCGCTGGTGGCCGCCCCCGGCGTGGCGGCCGCGGACCCGGCCACCCGGCCGGTGGACTACCAGCAGGCCGCCGACGTCGTGATCGCACGCGGGCTTTCCCAGCGCGGCGTGCCGTTCTCGTGGGCGGGCGGCGGGGTCACCGGCCCCACTCGGGGCACCGGCGCCAGCATCAACACCGTCGGATTCGACGCCTCGGGCCTGGTCCAGTACGCATACGCCGGCGCCGGGCTCAAGCTGCCACGTTCCTCCGGCCAGATGTACAAGGTCGGCCAGAAGGTGTTGCCGCAGCAGGCACGCAAGGGCGACCTGATCTTCTACGGTCCCGAGGGCACGCAAAGCGTCGCGCTGTACCTCGGCAACGGGCAAATGCTCGAAGTGGGCGACGTCGTGCAGGTGTCGCCCGTGCGCACCGCCGGCATGGCGCCCTACCTGGTCCGGATTCTCGGAACCCAGCAGGCGCCGGCCCAGCAGGCGCCGATCCAGCAGATGCCGCCGCAGCAGGCCCCGGTCCAGCAGGCCCCGGTCCAGCAGGCCCCAGTCCAGCAGGCCCCGGTCCAGCAGGCCCCAGTCCAGCAGGCCCCGGTCCAGCAGGCCCCGGTCCAGCAGGCGCCCGCGGGTACCACGCGGTAACCGTCGTCGTTCCCGAACACCCGCCACGTGCTCCCCCGCTGCTCAGCGAGGGAGCACGTGGCGGGTTTCGGTAAATTAGCGGTCGATCATGCAGAGCCTGTCACCGCCTCCCCCACCGATCGGCACCGCGACACCGGTCGCGATGGGAACCCGTGCGACAGGTTTCTATCGACACGATCTCGACGGCTTGCGCGGAATCGCCATCGCACTGGTCGCCATGTTCCACGTCTGGTTCGGCCGGGTCTCCGGCGGAGTGGACGTATTCTTGGCGCTGTCCGGATTCTTCCTCGGCGGCAAGATGCTTCGCACCGCGCTCCGCGCCGACATGTCGTTGTCACCGGTCACCGAGGTGGTCCGGTTGATCCGGCGCCTGTTTCCCGCGCTGGTCGTGGTCCTGGCCGGGTGTGCGCTGCTGACCGTGCTGGTGCAGCCGCAGACGCGGTGGGAGACGTTCGCCGATCAGAGTCTGGCCAGTCTCGGTTACTACCAAAACTGGGAGCTGGCCAACACCGCGTCGAACTACCTGCGCGCCGGCGAAGCCGTCAGCCCGTTGCAGCACATCTGGTCCATGTCGGTGCAGGGCCAGTTCGCCCTCGCCTTCCTGCTGCTGGTCACCGCCTGTGCCTATCTGTTGAAGCGCCCGCTCGGCGACCACCTGCGGACCTTCTTCGTGGTGCTGCTGAGCGCGCTGACGGTGGCATCGTTGTGCTACGCGGTCGTGGCTCATCGGGCCGACCAGCCGGCCGCCTACTACAACAGCTTCGCGAGGGCGTGGGAGTTGCTGCTGGGCGCCCTGGTCGGCGCGCTGGTGCCGCACATCCGCTGGCCCGGGTGGCTACGCACCCTCGTCGCCACCGTTGCGCTGGCGGCGATCCTGTCGTGCGGTGCCCTGATCGATGGTGTCAAGGAGTTCCCGGGCCCCTGGGCGCTGGTGCCGGTCGGGGCCACCGTGCTGCTGATCCTGGCCGGGGCCAACCTGGGCGGCAGCGATCGGCTGCCGCTGCCGAATCGACTGCTGGGCCTCGGCCCGCTGGTGACGCTGGGCGCCATGGCGTACTCGCTGTACCTGTGGCACTGGCCGCTGCTCATCTTCTGGCTCTGCTTTACCGGGCACCGGCACGCCAACCTGATCGAGGGCACGGCGATCCTGCTGGCATCGGGGCTGCTGGCCTACCTGACCATGCGGCATGTCGAGGATCCGCTGCGGTATCGGACGCCCAGCGCGGCATCCCGCGCGCCGGCCGCGGCGATCCCGTGGCGATTACGGCTGCAACGCCCCACCGTCGCGCTGGGGTCGGTGGTGGTGCTGCTGGGCATCACGCTGACCGCCACCTCGTTCACCTGGCGGGAGCACGTCATCGTGCTGCGCGCCGCGGGCAAGGAGCTGAGCGGACTCAGCGCCCAGGACTATCCCGGTGCACGTGCCCTGACCGCGCATGTGCGGGTGCCGAAGCTGCGGATGCGGCCCACCGTGTTGGAAGTCAAGGACGACCTGCCGGCGTCGACCAAGGACGGCTGCATCAGCGACTTCGTCAACCCGGCCGTGGTGAACTGCACCTACGGCGACGAGGACGCCCCGCGGACGATCGCACTCGCCGGCGGATCACACGCCGAACACTGGCTGACCGCGCTGGACCTGCTCGGTCGGCTGCACCACTTCAAGGTGGTGACCTACCTCAAGATGGGTTGCCCACTGTCCACCGAGCAGGTCCCATTGATCATGGGCAACAACGCCCCGTACCCGCAGTGCCGTGAATGGGTGGAAGCGACCATGGCCAAGCTGGTCACCGACCGTCCCGACTACGTGTTCACCACATCGACTCGCCCGTGGAACATCAAACCTGGCGACGTGATGCCCGCGACATACATCGGAATCTGGCAGGCGTTGTCCGACAACAACATTCCCATCCTCGCCGTCCGGGATACGCCGTGGCTGGTCAAGGACGGACAACCGTTCAACCCCGCCGATTGTCTGGCCAAGGGCGGCAACGCAGCCTCGTGCGGGGTCAAGCGGTCCGACGTGCTGTCCGATCACAACACGACCGTAGACTTCGTCGCGCAGTTCCCACTGCTCAAGCCGCTCGATATGTCCGACGCGATATGCCGCCCGGACGACTGTCGCGCGGTCGAGGGAAACGTGCTGATCTACCGCGACGCTCATCATCTGACCCCCACCTACATGCGGACCATGGCCCCCGAGCTGGGCCGGCAGATCGCGGCGAACACCGGCTGGTGGTGACGACGGGCGGATAAGGTCAAGTGATGACTTGGACCGAGCGAGGGAGCGAGCACGCTGCCGACCCCGCCGATACCGCGCCCTCGCTGGCGACGGTCTGGCCCGGCACGGCGTATCCACTCGGGGCCACGTATGACGGTGCCGGTACCAACTTTTCGCTGTTTTCCGAAGTCGCCGAAAAGGTCGAGCTGTGTTTGATCGACAACGCGGGCACCGAAACCCGGATCGATCTCGACGAAGTCGACGGATACATCTGGCATTGCTACCTGCCGACCGTCTCGCCGGGGCAGCATTACGGGTTTCGGGTGCACGGGCCGTTCGACCCCGCCGCCGGTCATCGCTGCGATCCCAGCAAGCTATTGCTTGACCCCTACGGAAAGTCGTTCGACGGCGATTTCACGTTCGGACAGGCCCTGTTCTCCTATGACCTGGCGGTCGCGGCCGAGGACCCATCGCAGACCGGCACTCCCCCGATGGTGGACTCGTTGGGCCACACCATGACCAGCGTGGTGATCAACCCGTTCTTCGACTGGGCATCCGACCGTGCGCCGGGCACGCCGTATCACGAGACGATCATCTACGAGGCCCACGTCAAGGGCATGACGCGGACGCATCCTGGTATCCCGCACGAATTGCGCGGTACCTACGCGGGACTGGCCCATCCGGCGATCATCGATCACCTGAAGTCACTGAACGTCACCGCCATCGAACTGATGCCGGTGCACCAGTTCCTACATGACCATCGGCTGCTCGAACTGGGGTTGCGAAACTACTGGGGTTACAACACATTCGGCTTCTTCGCCCCGCATCACCAGTACGCTTCGACCCGGCAACCCGGCGGCGCCGTTCAAGAGTTCAAGGCCATGGTCCGCACGTTCCACGAGGCCGGCATCGAGGTCATTCTCGACGTGGTTTACAACCACACCGCCGAGGGCGACCACCTCGGTCCAACCATCAACTTCCGCGGCATTGACAACGCCGCCTACTATCGGCTTGTCGACGAAAATTTGTGCTACTACAAGGATTTCACCGGTACTGGCAACAGTCTCAACGTCCGTCATCCGCACACCTTACAGCTGATCATGGACTCGCTGCGCTACTGGATACTCGAGATGCACGTTGACGGCTTTCGCTTCGACCTGGCGGCCACCCTGGCCCGCGAGTTCTACGACGTCGACCGACTGTCGGCGTTCTTTGACATCGTGCAACAGGATCCGGTGGTCAGCCAGGTCAAGCTGATCGCCGAGCCGTGGGACGTCGGCGAAGGTGGCTATCAGGTCGGCAACTTCCCGGGCTTGTGGACCGAATGGAACGGGAAATACCGCGATACGGTGCGCGACTACTGGCGGGGTGAACCCGCGACCTTGGGCGAATTCGCCTCCCGGCTTACCGGCTCCTCAGACCTCTATGAGGCCACCGGCCGCCGCCCCAGCGCCAGCATCAACTTCGTCACCTGCCACGACGGGTTCACCCTCAACGACCTGGTGTCCTACAACGAAAAACACAACGAGGCCAACGGCGAGGGCAATAACGACGGCGAGAACCACAATCGGTCTTGGAACTGCGGCGTGGAGGGTCCCACCGATGACCCGGACATCGTGGCGCTGCGCCTTCGCCAGATGCGTAACATCATGGCCACCCTCATGGTCAGCCAGGGCACCCCGATGCTCCTGCACGGCGACGAGATCGGGCGCACCCAACGGGGCAACAACAATGCCTATTGCCAAGATTCCGAGCTATCTTGGATGGACTGGTCCTTGGTGGAGAAGAATGCGGATCTGCTGACCTTCACCCGCACGGTGACGACCTTGCGTAAAAAACATCCGGTGTTTCGCCGCCGCCGTTTCCTCAAGGGCCAACCCATCCGCAGCGGTGCCGAAGTCCGCGACATCGCCTGGCTGACGCCGGCCGGCCAGGAGATGACCGCCCAGGACTGGGACAACGACTTCGGCAAGAGCATCGCGGTGTTCCTCAACGGCCAGGCCCTGCCCGAGCCCGATCGCCGCGGCGAACGGGTAATCGACGACTCGTTCCTGTTGTGTTTCAATGCCCACGACCATGAGGTCAACTTCGTCATGCCCCATGGCGACTATGCCCACGAGTGGACCCTGGAACTAGACACCACCAGTCCTACCGGCGCCGCACAGCGAGTCGTCCAGGACGGCGAGCAGATCTCGTTACCGGCACGCTCCGTGCTCATACTGCGCAAGACATTGTGACACATGACTGTTCCGGTATCATCCACCTACCGGTTACAGCTGTGCGGCCCGTCGAGCGGTTCCGGATTCACCTTCGCCGATGCCGAGAACCTGCTGGACTACCTCGACGATCTCGGGGTGTCGCATCTGTACCTCTCACCCATTCTGACCGCGGCCCAAGGGTCGTCGCATGGATACGACGTCACCGACCCAACGACGGTGTCCTCCGAGCTCGGCGGTCCGGACGGATTGGCGCGGCTGTCCGCGGCCGCGCGGGCCCGCGGCATGGGACTGGTCGTCGATATCGTGCCCAACCATGTCGGGGTCGGCCGGCCCGAAGAGAACGCCTGGTGGTGGGACGTCCTGCAATACGGCCGGAATTCTGAGTATGCGACGTACTTCGATATCGACTGGGACCTTGACGGCGGCCGAATCGTCCTGCCCCTGCTGGATTCCGACGACGATGTCGCCGACCTGACCGTCGACGGCAATGTGCTGCGGCTGGGTGATCTGGTGCTGCCAATCGCCCCGGGCACCGGGGAGGGCACCGGCGCGCAAGTGCACGATCGCCAGCACTACCGGTTGGTGGGCTGGCGGCGCGGCCCATGCGGGTATCGCCGCTTCTTCGCGATCTCCACGCTGGCCGGCCTGCGCCAGGAAGATCGCGCGGTGTTCGACGCCAGCCACGCCGAAATCGCCCGCTGGTTCCGCGAGGGGCTGGTCGACGGCGTGCGCGTCGACCACCCCGACGGCTTAGCCGACCCCTGCGGGTATTTGGCCTGGCTGCGTGACCTGCTGGGTCCGACTGCCTGGATCGTGATCGAAAAAATCTTGGCCGTCGACGAGGCGCTGGAGCCGACGCTGCCGGTGGCCGGCACCACTGGCTACGACGTGCTGCGGGAAATCGGCGGTGTCTTCATCGATCCCAGTGGCGAGTCGACGCTGACCGAGCTGGCCGAATCCGCCGGTGCGGCCTATCATCTCCTGCCGGCCATGCGGGCCGACCTCAAGATCCGGGCCGCCATCGGCACCCTGGGCAGCGAGCTGCGCAGGCTGCGACGTGCCCTGGCGGCGACTGCCGGCGCCGACCACCCGCTAGTGCCCACCGCGGTGGCCGCGCTCCTCAGCCACGTCGGGGTCTATCGTTGCGACTACCCCGGCCTGGCTGCGATCCTGCCCGAGGCGATGGCGAAAACCCAAGCGGCATTGCCGCATTTGGGTTCCGGCCTGCAGATCATTGCCACCGCGTTGGCCCGCGGCGGGCAAGCGGCCGTGCGGCTGCAGCAGTTGTGCGGCGCGGTGACCGCCAAGGCCGTCGAGGATTGCCTGTGCTACCGCGATGCCAGGCTGGTGTCACTCAACGAGGTGGGCGGGGATGCGCGCCGATTGGGTGTCGGCGCAGCCGAGTTCCACCACCGGGCGGCCATCCGGGCCCGGTCGTGGCCGCACACCATGACGACGCTGTCCACCCACGACACCAAACGCGGTGAGGACGTGCGCGCCCGCATCGGGGTGCTGTCACAGGTGCCCTCGCTGTGGGCCGAGTTCATCGCCCGTGCCCACACCATTGCCCCGCCGCCCGATGTCGCAACCGCACAGTTTTTGTGGCAGAACATCTTCGGGGTATGGCCGGTGAGCGGCCAGGTCGATGGCCAGCTGCGCGACCGGCTGCACGCCTACACCGAGAAGGCGATGCGGGAAGCGGCCTGGCACACCTCGTGGAACGACCCCAACAGCTCGTTCGAGGACGCGGTGCACCGCTGGCTCGATGCCGTGCTGGATGGACCGCTGGCGACAGAGTTGACCGCTCTGGTCGTCCGGCTCAACCCGCATGCCGAAAGCGACGCGCTGGGCCAAAAGCTGTTGGCGCTGACCGTTCCCGGCATACCCGATGTCTACCAGGGCACCGAGCTGTGGGACGACAGCCTGGTCGACCCGGACAACCGCCGCCCGGTCGACTACGCCGCCCGCCGGGCCGCGCTGAAAGCATTGCGGCATCCCAAAATTCGGGTAGTTTCCGCCGCACTCCGGTTGCGGCGCACCCATCCGGAGTGCTTCGGCGGTGGCGACTACGTTCCGCTGCTGGCCAGTGGCCCGGCGGCCGACCACATCGTGGCGTTCCGCCGCGGTGAGCACGTCCTGGTGGCCACGACCCGCTGGACGGTGCGGCTGGAGCACACCGGCTGGGGCCGTACCACGTTGGCATTGCCCGACGGCTCGTGGACCGACACGTTCACCGGATGCGTCGCCAGCGGTCCCACACCGGCCGTCGAGCTCTTCGCGGATCTGCCCGTGGTGCTCTTGGAGCGCGATCGTGGCTGAATTCCGGGTGTGGGCGCCCAAACCCGAGCTGGTACGCCTCGACGTGGACGGTGTGGTGCATGCGATGCGGCGCTGCGACGACGGCTGGTGGCACGCGGCGGTGCCCGCGCCGCCGAATGCCCGCTACGGATACCTGCTCGACGACGACCCCACCGTGCTCCCGGACCCACGGTCGGCCCGCCAACCCGATGGCGTCCATGCACGTTCGCAGCTGTGGCAGCCGCCCGGGCCGTCCGGGGCCGCCGGGACCGACGCCGGCTGGGCCGGTCGGTCCGTTACCGGTGCGGTGATCTACGAGCTGCACGTCGGCACCTTCACCGCGGCGGGCACGTTCGATTCGGCCATCGAAAAGCTGGATTACCTGGTCGATCTCGGGATCGACTTCGTCGAGCTGATGCCGGTCAACTCCTTTGCCGGCACTCACGGTTGGGGCTACGACGGCGTGCTGTGGTACAGCGTGCACGAACCCTACGGTGGCCCCGACGGTTTGGTCAGGTTTGTCGACGCGTGCCACCGACGCGGTTTGGGTGTGCTGATCGACGCGGTGTTCAACCACTTCGGTCCATCGGGCAACTACCTGCCGCGGTTCGGGCCGTACCTGTCTTCGGCGAGCAACCCGTGGGGCGAAGGCATCAACATCGCCGGCGCCGACTCCGATGAGGTGCGACGCTATATCATCGGGTGCGCGTTGCGCTGGATGCGCGATTTCCACGCCGACGGTCTGCGGCTGGACGCGGTGCACGCGCTGGTGGACACCACCGCCGTTCACATTCTCGAGGAGCTGGCCGCCGAAACCCGATGGCTGTCGCGCCAGTTGGGCCGTCCGTTGTCGCTCGTCACCGAAAGCGATCTCAACGATCCCAGGCTGATCACCCCGCGCGATCGCGGCGGCTACGGGATCACCGCACAGTGGGACGACGATATCCATCACGCCATCCACACCGCGGTATCCGGCGAACGCCAGGGCTATTATGCGGACTTCGGGTCACTGGCTACGCTGGCGCACACGTTGCGCCACGGCTTCTTTCACGCCGGCACCTACTCGTCGTTTCGGCGGCGGCACCACGGGCGCCGATTGGACACATCGCGGATTCCGGCCACCCGGCTGGTTGCTTACACCTGCACCCATGACCAGGTGGGCAATCGCGCGCTCGGGGACCGCCCGTCGCGGCAACTAACGCCCGGCCAGTTGGCGATCAAAGCCGTACTGGTGCTCGGATCGCCCTACACTGCAATGCTTTTCATGGGCGAAGAATGGGGTGCGTCGAGCCCGTTCCAGTTCTTCAGCTCGCATCCCGAGCCCGAGCTGGCGCGCGCCACCGCGGAAGGTCGCAAGGCGGAGTTCGCCGAGCACGGCTGGGCCGCCGACCAGATCCCCGACCCGCAGCACCCGCAGACATTTGCGCGCTCCAAGCTGGACTGGGACGAGGCCGGTGCCGGCGACCATGCCCGGCTGCACGGGCTGTATCGCGATCTGATTGCGCTGCGGCACAGCGAAGCCGATCTGGCCGACCCCTGGCTGGACCACCTCGTTGTCGACTACGACGAAGTCCGGCATTGGATAGTGATACGCCGGGGCCGGTTGGTGATTGCCTGCAATCTCGACGACAAGCCGACTCGCGTTCCGGTCACCGGCGAGCTGGTGCTGGCCTGGGATCCGCCGCAGATCGGCGACCGGGCCACCACGCTACCCGGGCATTCGTTTGCCATCCTGCGCTCCCCATAGCGCGCGAGCAGACGCAAAAGACCCCAAAACCGCTTGTTTTGGGGTCTTTTGCGTCTGCACGCGCAGCGTACTTACACGCTGCGGCGGCCGATGCCGCGCACCGCCTCGGCGACCGCGTCGGCCAGCGGGTCGATCTCATCGGGCGCCAGGTCCGCGATGGTGACCCGGATTCCCGGCGGGGTGCCGATCCGGAACCGGGTGCCCGGCGCCGCGGCCCAGCCGGCTCCGAGCAGGCGGGTGATGGCCACCGCCTCGTCGGGAACCGGGATCCAGACGTTGAGCCCGGATCGACCGTGGGCACCAACGCCGCGCTCGGCCAACGCCGCGCACAACCGCGCACGGATGCCGGCATAGCGCCGTTCGGCCTCGCCGATCAGTCGCGTGGCGTGCTCGTCCGACCACAGCCATACGGCGAGGTCCTGCAGCAGGTGGCTGACCCAGCCGGGGCCCAGACGCAGCCGTCCGTGCACCCGCTCGACGGTGCGCCGATCCCCGGCCAGCACGGCCAGCCGCAGGTCCGGGCCATAGGCCTTGGACGCCGACCGGACGAAGGCCCACCGCCGTGTCGAGCCGGCCAACGGGTGCAGTGGCGCGCCGGCGATGCCGGCGCAGTGGTCGTCTTCGACGACCAGCACGTCATCGGACCGGCCGGCCAGCAGGCTGCGCAGTGCGCCGCACCGATCCGCGGACAAGGCGGCCCCGGTCGGGTTTTGTGCTCGGCTAGTGACGATCACCGCCCGCACTCCGCGGCGCAGCGCGCGGGCCATGTCCAGCAGCAGTGGCCCGTCGTCGTCGACCCGCACCGGTTCGGCCGAAAGCCCCAGCGCCGCAAGCAGATCGAGTAGATTCGCCCAACCCGGATCTTCGACAGCAACACGGTCGCCGGGTCGCAGATGTGCGGTGAGCACCCGCTCGATGCCGTCCAGCGCGCCGCTAGTCACCGCGAGATGGGCGGCCGGGACGGTGTCTGCGGTCAAGGCGGCGCGGGTGTGCTCGACCAGCTCGGATGACATCGCCGGCTCGCCATACATCACCGGCGGCCGCGACTGCGCCGGCCGGTGCGCCTGGGCGATGGGCAGCAGCGCAGGGTCAGGGCTTCCGGTCGACAGGTCACGCACGCCCGTGGGAACGTCAAGCCCGCGCAGCGAGCGGGGCGTGGTCGCGGGCCGGGCTCGCACCCGGGTCCCACGCCGTCCCGCGGTTTCGACGGCCCCGCGATCACGCAACAGCCGGTAGGCCGCGGCCACGGTATTGACATTGACGCCCAGTTGCGCGGCGACTTCCCGGATCGGCGGCAGGGTGGCCCCGGGTGCCAGCGCGCCCCGAGAGATGGCCTCTTCGACGCTCGCTGCGATCGACTGCGCGCCCGTGCCCCGTATCTTGTATTGTACTGGCACATCAATCATTATGTACTAGTACAAACTAAAGGCAAGCCGATGAAGGCCGCATACCAACCGACGTCACGGACCACCCCCACCCGTTACCGGGACCGCGCGCACTACGACCGCCGGACCGTCCATTGCATCCTCGACGAGGCCCTGATCTGCCATCTCGGCTATGTCCGGGGCGGCAGGCCAGTGGTGTTGCCGACGACGCACGCCCGTCTCGGCGAAACCCTGTACTTGCACGGCTCCACCGGCAGCGGTCCCATGCTCGCCGCCCGGCTGTCTGGCCTGCCGGTGTGCGTCACCGCCACCCTCGTCGACGGGCTGGTGCTGGCGCGGGCGGCGATGCATCATTCGCTGAACTACCGGTCGGTCGTCGTGGTGGGCACCGCGCGCATGGTCGACGACCCGGGGGAGAAACGACGGGCCCTGCACGCCCTGCTCGACCACATCCGGTCGGGACGCGCCGCCGACTGCCGGGCCCCGAACGCGCGGGAGCTCGCGGCCACGGCGGTGCTGGCGGTCGAGCTGGTCGAGGTCTCG comes from the Mycobacterium shinjukuense genome and includes:
- the ripD gene encoding NlpC/P60 family peptidoglycan-binding protein RipD; the encoded protein is MNRVYAFAIGLVMTVAPLVAAPGVAAADPATRPVDYQQAADVVIARGLSQRGVPFSWAGGGVTGPTRGTGASINTVGFDASGLVQYAYAGAGLKLPRSSGQMYKVGQKVLPQQARKGDLIFYGPEGTQSVALYLGNGQMLEVGDVVQVSPVRTAGMAPYLVRILGTQQAPAQQAPIQQMPPQQAPVQQAPVQQAPVQQAPVQQAPVQQAPVQQAPVQQAPAGTTR
- a CDS encoding acyltransferase family protein; the encoded protein is MQSLSPPPPPIGTATPVAMGTRATGFYRHDLDGLRGIAIALVAMFHVWFGRVSGGVDVFLALSGFFLGGKMLRTALRADMSLSPVTEVVRLIRRLFPALVVVLAGCALLTVLVQPQTRWETFADQSLASLGYYQNWELANTASNYLRAGEAVSPLQHIWSMSVQGQFALAFLLLVTACAYLLKRPLGDHLRTFFVVLLSALTVASLCYAVVAHRADQPAAYYNSFARAWELLLGALVGALVPHIRWPGWLRTLVATVALAAILSCGALIDGVKEFPGPWALVPVGATVLLILAGANLGGSDRLPLPNRLLGLGPLVTLGAMAYSLYLWHWPLLIFWLCFTGHRHANLIEGTAILLASGLLAYLTMRHVEDPLRYRTPSAASRAPAAAIPWRLRLQRPTVALGSVVVLLGITLTATSFTWREHVIVLRAAGKELSGLSAQDYPGARALTAHVRVPKLRMRPTVLEVKDDLPASTKDGCISDFVNPAVVNCTYGDEDAPRTIALAGGSHAEHWLTALDLLGRLHHFKVVTYLKMGCPLSTEQVPLIMGNNAPYPQCREWVEATMAKLVTDRPDYVFTTSTRPWNIKPGDVMPATYIGIWQALSDNNIPILAVRDTPWLVKDGQPFNPADCLAKGGNAASCGVKRSDVLSDHNTTVDFVAQFPLLKPLDMSDAICRPDDCRAVEGNVLIYRDAHHLTPTYMRTMAPELGRQIAANTGWW
- the glgX gene encoding glycogen debranching protein GlgX gives rise to the protein MTWTERGSEHAADPADTAPSLATVWPGTAYPLGATYDGAGTNFSLFSEVAEKVELCLIDNAGTETRIDLDEVDGYIWHCYLPTVSPGQHYGFRVHGPFDPAAGHRCDPSKLLLDPYGKSFDGDFTFGQALFSYDLAVAAEDPSQTGTPPMVDSLGHTMTSVVINPFFDWASDRAPGTPYHETIIYEAHVKGMTRTHPGIPHELRGTYAGLAHPAIIDHLKSLNVTAIELMPVHQFLHDHRLLELGLRNYWGYNTFGFFAPHHQYASTRQPGGAVQEFKAMVRTFHEAGIEVILDVVYNHTAEGDHLGPTINFRGIDNAAYYRLVDENLCYYKDFTGTGNSLNVRHPHTLQLIMDSLRYWILEMHVDGFRFDLAATLAREFYDVDRLSAFFDIVQQDPVVSQVKLIAEPWDVGEGGYQVGNFPGLWTEWNGKYRDTVRDYWRGEPATLGEFASRLTGSSDLYEATGRRPSASINFVTCHDGFTLNDLVSYNEKHNEANGEGNNDGENHNRSWNCGVEGPTDDPDIVALRLRQMRNIMATLMVSQGTPMLLHGDEIGRTQRGNNNAYCQDSELSWMDWSLVEKNADLLTFTRTVTTLRKKHPVFRRRRFLKGQPIRSGAEVRDIAWLTPAGQEMTAQDWDNDFGKSIAVFLNGQALPEPDRRGERVIDDSFLLCFNAHDHEVNFVMPHGDYAHEWTLELDTTSPTGAAQRVVQDGEQISLPARSVLILRKTL
- the treY gene encoding malto-oligosyltrehalose synthase codes for the protein MTVPVSSTYRLQLCGPSSGSGFTFADAENLLDYLDDLGVSHLYLSPILTAAQGSSHGYDVTDPTTVSSELGGPDGLARLSAAARARGMGLVVDIVPNHVGVGRPEENAWWWDVLQYGRNSEYATYFDIDWDLDGGRIVLPLLDSDDDVADLTVDGNVLRLGDLVLPIAPGTGEGTGAQVHDRQHYRLVGWRRGPCGYRRFFAISTLAGLRQEDRAVFDASHAEIARWFREGLVDGVRVDHPDGLADPCGYLAWLRDLLGPTAWIVIEKILAVDEALEPTLPVAGTTGYDVLREIGGVFIDPSGESTLTELAESAGAAYHLLPAMRADLKIRAAIGTLGSELRRLRRALAATAGADHPLVPTAVAALLSHVGVYRCDYPGLAAILPEAMAKTQAALPHLGSGLQIIATALARGGQAAVRLQQLCGAVTAKAVEDCLCYRDARLVSLNEVGGDARRLGVGAAEFHHRAAIRARSWPHTMTTLSTHDTKRGEDVRARIGVLSQVPSLWAEFIARAHTIAPPPDVATAQFLWQNIFGVWPVSGQVDGQLRDRLHAYTEKAMREAAWHTSWNDPNSSFEDAVHRWLDAVLDGPLATELTALVVRLNPHAESDALGQKLLALTVPGIPDVYQGTELWDDSLVDPDNRRPVDYAARRAALKALRHPKIRVVSAALRLRRTHPECFGGGDYVPLLASGPAADHIVAFRRGEHVLVATTRWTVRLEHTGWGRTTLALPDGSWTDTFTGCVASGPTPAVELFADLPVVLLERDRG
- the treZ gene encoding malto-oligosyltrehalose trehalohydrolase, with amino-acid sequence MAEFRVWAPKPELVRLDVDGVVHAMRRCDDGWWHAAVPAPPNARYGYLLDDDPTVLPDPRSARQPDGVHARSQLWQPPGPSGAAGTDAGWAGRSVTGAVIYELHVGTFTAAGTFDSAIEKLDYLVDLGIDFVELMPVNSFAGTHGWGYDGVLWYSVHEPYGGPDGLVRFVDACHRRGLGVLIDAVFNHFGPSGNYLPRFGPYLSSASNPWGEGINIAGADSDEVRRYIIGCALRWMRDFHADGLRLDAVHALVDTTAVHILEELAAETRWLSRQLGRPLSLVTESDLNDPRLITPRDRGGYGITAQWDDDIHHAIHTAVSGERQGYYADFGSLATLAHTLRHGFFHAGTYSSFRRRHHGRRLDTSRIPATRLVAYTCTHDQVGNRALGDRPSRQLTPGQLAIKAVLVLGSPYTAMLFMGEEWGASSPFQFFSSHPEPELARATAEGRKAEFAEHGWAADQIPDPQHPQTFARSKLDWDEAGAGDHARLHGLYRDLIALRHSEADLADPWLDHLVVDYDEVRHWIVIRRGRLVIACNLDDKPTRVPVTGELVLAWDPPQIGDRATTLPGHSFAILRSP